CCATTCACATCCGTTTCGTGGACTACGGCCTGCGGGCCATCTGAGGCCCTTTAACGTGAAAGTCGCGAAGCACGAACTCCCCCTCTCCCTCTGGGACAAATCCGTCGGGAACGGATTTGAACGCGCCTTGGCGCGGCCCGCAGGGCGAAGGGCAGGATGCCCGGAGTACAGGGATGGGGTGAGGGAACGAACATGGCGATACGCGCTCCTCTTTCATCATCTCGGGCGGCGCGTATCGCCATGAGAGTCAACGGGGCGAGCTCACTTCGAGCCGCGCCGGCGGTTGCCCCGGCGCGGGCGCCCCTTGATGCGGTCCAGCAGGGGGATGCGGTAGGGCTCCATGGCGCCGAGGAAGGCGGGGAAGTCGAGCCCCAGTTGTTCCTTTAGGCCGGCGGCCCGCCGGGCGGCTTCGGGGGCCGTGGGATCCAGGGTGGCCCGGGTGGTGGCGATGACGATCTCGTTGCCCTTATCGCGTACCGGCAGGCGCAGCACATCGCCGCCGAAGGTTTCCCGTATGGCCCTGAGGCTGCCCCGCAGGAGGGGGCGTTGCAGTTGTGACAGATTGCCCGCCAGGATGCCGTGCGCGGACATGCGGCCAACCAAATGGCCGAGGAAGGTCCGGTCCTCCACCAGGGGGACGATGCCCCGGTCGTCGTAGATATCCATCAATACCAGGTCGTAGTCTCCGTAGCCGGCCTCGGCGTCGGCGAGGAAGCGTGCACAGTCGTCGTGGTGCACGGTGATGCGGGGCGAGTCGGGCAGGCCGAAGAAACGCCGGGCGGCCACGATGACATCGTCCCGCAGTTCCACCACGTCCATGATGACCGCAGGGAACCGATGAGCGAAGAAGCGGGGCAGGGAGGCGCCCCCCAGGCCCAGCAGCAGCACCCGGCGTGGTTGGGGGTCGAAGAGCAGGGTCGCCAGCATGTACTGAGTATAGGGCAGCACCAGCACCGCGGGGTGGGCATGCAGCATGCTGCTCTGGCGCGTGGGATCGCCGAAGTGCAGGGAACGAATGAGCTGCTCGTCCACGATCTCCAGGAGACCGTGGGGACCATCAGTCCTGAAGACCACCTCGCCGCCGTATTTCATCATGGCCCGGCTACCATCCCGTACCGCCCTGGAGAGGGCAGGGTGATCCCGGTATAGTCCCGTCCCCTCATCCACACCGCCCATGGGTACTCAGACATCGTGGTTCCCGCCCTCAAACTCGCCGGACTGAAGAAGATCTACCGCAACCGCGTGGAGGCGGTGCGGGGTATCGATCTGGAAGTGGCCGAGGGCGACTTCTTCGCCCTGTTGGGCCCCAACGGGGCGGGCAAGTCCACGGCCATCGGCATCATCTGCTCCCTGGTCAACAG
Above is a window of Gammaproteobacteria bacterium DNA encoding:
- a CDS encoding spermidine synthase — protein: MMKYGGEVVFRTDGPHGLLEIVDEQLIRSLHFGDPTRQSSMLHAHPAVLVLPYTQYMLATLLFDPQPRRVLLLGLGGASLPRFFAHRFPAVIMDVVELRDDVIVAARRFFGLPDSPRITVHHDDCARFLADAEAGYGDYDLVLMDIYDDRGIVPLVEDRTFLGHLVGRMSAHGILAGNLSQLQRPLLRGSLRAIRETFGGDVLRLPVRDKGNEIVIATTRATLDPTAPEAARRAAGLKEQLGLDFPAFLGAMEPYRIPLLDRIKGRPRRGNRRRGSK